TCCGCATTGCCAGTGGCGACCGATGGCGTCACGCAATGTGTACTCCAGCTTGGGACCATAGAAAGCCCCATCCCCCGCAGCGATCTGGTACTCGCAACCTGAGGCTTTCAAGCTTTGTATAAGGGCGTTTTCTGCCTTGTCCCAGCTTTCCTCGGACCCGATGCGCTTCTCCGGACGTGTCGCCACCTTGTAGATGATGTCCTCAAAACCAAAATCTTTGTAGACACTCTGCAGAAGCGAAGTGAACTGAATGCATTCCTGCTGAATCTGGTCTTCCGTACAGAAGATGTGCCCATCGTCTTGTGTAAAGGCACGTACACGCATGATCCCATGCAAGCCACCAGTAGGTTCATTGCGGTGACACTGGCCGAATTCTCCGTAGCGCAGCGGCAAATCGCGGTAGCTTTTCACACCCTGATTGAAGATCAGGATGTGCCCGGGACAGTTCATCGGCTTGAGCGCGTAATCATGTTTTTCGCTCTCCGTCGTGAACATGTTTTCGCGGTACTTGTCCCAGTGACCCGTTTTTTCCCAAAGGTGCTTATCGAGGATCTGCGGCCCTTTCACTTCCTGATAGCCGTTATCGCGGTAGACCTGCCGCATGTATTGCTCGACCCCTTGCCAGATGGTCCACCCCTTTGGATGCCAGAAAACCGTGCCAGGCGAATGCTCGTCGATATGGAAAAGGTCCAACTCACGGCCGAGGCGCCGGTGATCACGCTTTTCCGCCTCCTCGATGCGCTTGACATAGGCTTCCAGGTCTTTCTTGTCAGCCCAGGCCGTGCCATAGACACGCTGCAACTGCTCATTCTTGGCATCGCCACGCCAATAGGCCCCAGACACGCGGGTTAGCTTGAACACCTTCAGGAATCGGGTGTTGGGCACGTGCGGACCACGGCACATGTCCACGTATTCCTGGTGATAGTAGAGTCCCATGGCTTTTTCATCCGGCATGTCCTCCACCAGACGGAGCTTGTACTCCTCGCCACGCTCCCGAAAAACAGCCAAGACTTCATCACGCGGCGTCATTTTCTTAACGACGTCGTAATCCTGGGCAATCAGCTCTTTCATGCGCTGCTCGATTGCGGTCAGGTCGTCAGGCGTAAATGGGCGCTCGTAGGCGATGTCGTAATAGAAGCCTTCTTCGATCACCGGACCGATCACCATCCTGGCAGTCGGGTAAAGCTGTTTCACGGCATGGCCAACCAGGTGCGCGCATGAATGCCGGATGATCTCGACACCTTCTTGGTCACGGGGGGTGATGATTTGCAGACGCGCGTCGTGGTCGATCAGGTCACAAGCATCAACGAGTCGGCCATCGACCTTGCCTGCCACAGTCATTTTGGCCAAACCCGGGCCGATCGACTGGGCTACTTCAGCCACGGTCACAGGACCGGGATATTCGCGTTGGGAGTTGTCGGGAAGCGTGATCCGGATCATTTGAAATGCCTTGTGTCGACAGGGGCGCAACAGGAAACGAAAACAAAAAAGCGCGGAACGTGGTCCGCGCTTTTTGGTGGGATGCAAGCAAGTAGTCTTGACGTGCAGACGCGAACATACAGCCTAAGGGCCGGTGGAAGTCTCCGTAGTTCGCGGTGTCATAACCATGATGCCTTTCTCGCTCTTGCTATGTGTGAGAAGCATGCATTCTACCCTTGACCAACGGACGACCTGCAACGGTGGTGTTGCAGACCGTCCGGCAGCCACACCGGACCGCACTTGAATCAATGGAACTGCTCTTCTTCCGTGGATCCGGTAAGAGCCGTCACACTGGATTTTCCACCTTGGATCACCGTGGTGACTTCATCGAAGTACCCAGTGCCGACTTCCTGTTGATGCGACACAAAGGTGTACCCACGCTCGCGGGCCGCGAATTCGGGCTCCTGGACCTTTTCCACGTACGCAGACATGCCGCGCTTCACATAGTCCTGCGCCAGGTCGAACATGTTGAACCACATGCTGTGAATGCCTGCCAACGTGATGAACTGGTACTTGTAGCCCATCGCACCCAGTTCTCTCTGAAATTTGGCAATGGTGGCATCGTCCAAGTTCTTCTTCCAGTTGAACGAAGGCGAGCAGTTGTAAGCCAGGAGTTTGCCGGGATGCTTGGCATGGACTGCATCTGCGAATTTCTTGGCAAACTCGAGGTCCGGCGTGCCCGTCTCGCACCAGACAAGGTCGGCATAGTCTGCATACGCGACTGCGCGGCTGATGGCTTGGTCCAAGCCCTTCCGGGTCTTGTAAAAACCTTCTGCAGTCCGTTCACCGGTCAAGAAAGGCTGGTCGTTGGCGTCATAGTCGCTGGTGATCAAATCGGCTGCTTCGGCATCCGTGCGTGCGATCACCAGGGTAGGCACTCCATAGACATCGGCCGCCATGCGGGCTGCAACGAGTTTCTGCACGGCTTCCTGCGTAGGAACCAACACCTTGCCACCCATGTGGCCGCATTTCTTGACCGATGCAAGCTGGTCTTCGAAATGGACGCCACCTGCACCCGCACGGATCATGGCTTTCATGAGCTCAAACGCATTGAGCACGCCGCCAAAGCCTGCTTCGGCATCCGCCACGATGGGTGCGTGGTAGTCGATGAATCCAGCATCGCCTGGATTGACGCCCTTGGACCACTGGATTTCATCGGCACGGGCAAAGGTATTGTTGATGCGCTCCACCACCTTGGGCACGGAATCCACCGGATACAGCGACTGGTCCGGGTACATGGCTGCGTATTCATTGTTGTCTGCCGCGACTTGCCACCCCGACAGATAGATGGCCTTGACCCCGGCCTTTACCTGCTGCATGGCTTGGCCACCTGTAAGGGCGCCAAGGCAATTCACATAGGGCTCGTTGTTCACCAGATCCCAGAGCTTTTCGGCACCCCTGCGCGCCAACGTGTACTCCACCTGGAACGAGCCGCGCAAGCGGACAACGTCGGCAGCGCTGTATCCGCGCTTGATCCCCTTCCAGCGAGGGTTTTGCGCCCAGTCTTTTTCGAGGGCGGCAATTTGCTGTTCACGACTCAGTTGCTCATTGAAAGATTGGGGCATGGTCATCTCCGGAAGTTGAGGGGAAAACGCAGAACAGCGTCTGCCGTCCTTGGAGACAACTGTAGGTCTTACACAAGACTGCGCCTAGCTCCTATGTCTTATATAAGACATAAATTTAATCATTCAAAATCAACAACTTGCAAGAAAATTCCATATTAAGAAAAATAATTTCTCGTATCGAGAAATTTTTCCGCGCTGCAACATTTTTGTTTCTCGCCATATGAAAACCAGATTTCATCTGCGAAATCAGGAGTTGCTCTTGCGCATCCAGTCTCCGTGCAACAGTCGGGGGGCGCCCCGCAGGATCGCCGGATTGATCTCGTACACCAGGCAGGTGAGCGCAGTGCCGCCCTCTTTGAGGGTGAGGGCCACCTCCCGCTTTACATACTCTCCGGAGGGTTCCGGCCATATCTCCTCGATCTGGTCCAGCCGTCGTTCAAGTTCCGATGTGATCGCATAGACCTCCCCCAAGACCGGCACGCTTCCTTCTCCTTCCGAGGCGGGGCCGGACAAAGCGATGCCAGGATAGGTACCCAGGTCGTAGAGAACCCCGACGACCGCGGCGGTTCCCAGATAGAGGGGAGCAGGAGACAAGGCAGTGATGTCGTTACTGCCCCCACGGCGCAGCGTTCCGTAGACGAACACGTGGCGGTGAGGGGGGCTCCGCAGAGGCTCAGGCATGATGCGCCGTCCTTGAAATCAGTGGGGGCCTCGCAGTCTATCGGCGGGGTCGCCGATCTTTTTGCATGCCCAGCCGTCCCCTCGCCTATTTCTGTCTCGCCCTCAGCATGGTTCTGGTAGGCAGCTATGTCGCCCTGTCCAAACCGCTAGCCCAGGCCTTTCCGGTTTTTTTGCTGGCTTGGTTGCGTTTCGGCATCGGTGGGTTGGGAATGCTGACCTGGGTCCGCAAGCCGGCTGGCGAGCCGCCCATGACGCCGCAAGTGCGGCGCCTTTTGTTCCTTGAATCCTTTCTGGGCAATTTTCTGTTCACGCTCTGCATGATTTCCGGCGTCAGCCTGACCAGCGCCGTGACTGCCGGAGTCACCATGGCCGGCATTCCTGCTGCGGTCGCCGTGATGAGCTGGTTCTTCTTGAAAGAGCATGTTCCGCGCAGAACCTGGGCGGCTGTGGCACTCGCCGTAGCGGGCATCGCGTTGTTCTCCATGGCGCAACCGGGGCCGGGCGCCCATGGCACAGCTACGGCTACTGCAAGTCCGCACTCCCATCACCTGGCTTGGCTCGGTCAATTGTTGCTGGTGGGCGCTGTCATTTGCGAGGCAGCGTATTCGGTGATCGGCAAGAAGCTCACGGGTTCGTTGAGTCCGCGCCGCATTACCTCGCTGATCAATCTATGGGGCTTCGCGCTGGCCACGCCGCTGGGGCTCTATGCGGCATTCCAGTTCGATTTCACGGCGTTGAAGCCTGGCACGTGGTTGCTCCTGGTCTTCTATGCATTGGCAGCCAGTGTCTGGACGGTCTGGCTCTGGATGACGGGGTTGAAGGTGGTGCCCGCAGCGCAGGGCGGCGTGTTCACCGTTCTGCTGCCGGTCAGCGCGGCTCTGGTCGGCGTGGTGGTGCTGGGAGAGCGCTTCACGTCCCTGCAGCTGGTGGCCTTCGGAATCGCGATCGCCAGCGTGGTGCTGGCCACCCTGCCCGCGCGGAGCACGACAAAGCGGGCCGGGGGCACGCCGTCTTCCGGGCACGGCTGACAAGCACAGTTCCGGCGGCTTCAGCGCCCGGTCACCTTGCGTATCGGTGGCTTGATGCTCTCGCGGCGCGCGGGCAGTACGGGCGCATGCTCGCGCGGTGCATTGAGCACGATGCAGGTCGATGTTTCGGCCAACAAGCAAAACGCCGTCACGACGGCATCGAGGTGGCTGACGTCGATCACTGCGATTTCGAGGATCCAGCTGTCGTCGCCGGTCACGTTGTAGGCGTTGATCACCTCCGGCGTCTGCTCGATGAGCTTGACCACCCTCGCGTACTCCGCGCGCCCTACCCGGATGATCGCCCGGATGCCGTAGCCGAGCGCAGCGTAATCCACTTTCGCACCGTATCCGCGAACGACTCCTGCCGCTTCCAGCTTGCGCACGCGCTCCGTCACCGCCGGCTGGCTGAGATGCACCTGCCGTCCCAGTTCGGCCATGGTGATGCGGCCATCACGCTGCAGTGCCGAGAGTATCCGGGCATCGTAGGCGTCGAATTCGCTGGTTTCCGTCATAGGACGATTTCACCATGAAAGTAACGGCAGATCATCATTACGACCATTGGATTCCTATGTCGTTGCGCGCAGAGCTTGCCTAGCATCGGGGGCATGCAAACACCTTCGGTTTCCTTATCCAGCGCACCACGCCTGCCTGCAGGAGTCGTGCTGGCACTCGCGGCCTGCTACGTCATCTGGGGCTCCACATACCTTGCCATCCGCGTGGCACTCGTGAGCCTGCCGCCGTTCTTTCAGATGGGCTCCCGCTTTCTGGTCGCAGGCGGTCTGCTCGCCGTGTGGGTGCTGTGGCGCAAGCGCAGCGCCGGTGTCGTCAGCGTTCTTCCCACAGCCATGCAATGGCGCAATGCACTGGTCGTGGGCACCCTGATGCTCGGGGGAGGCATGGGCCTCATCGCCACCGCCAGCGTGCACATCGGCTCCGGCCTCATCGCGACCTGCGTGGCCGTGGTTCCGCTGATGATCACGGGATGGGGCCTGCTGTGGGGGCGGCGTCCCGGACGGCTGGATCTGGCAGGCATGGGCATCGGGGCCTTGGGGGTGCTGATGCTGGTGCGTGGCGAGAGCTTTTCTGCATCGCCGGCCAGCATCGGCTGCGCGCTGGCGGCCACTGCGTGCTGGTCCCTGGGTTCCGTGCTGTCGACCACGCGCATGCCGCTCGCACCGGGCCCGATCGGCTTCGCGAGCGAGATGCTGTGCGGTGGTGCCGTACTCCTGGCCATCTCTCTCGGCATCGGCGAGCAACCCGCGTGGCCGCCGCAGCCTGCGGCCGTCGCCGCATGGCTCTATCTGGTGGTGTTCGGTTCGTTGATCGGCTTCAGCGCCTACCTCTATCTGCTGGCCCATGCGAGTCCCGCCCTGGCGTCCAGCTACGCCTTCGTGAATCCCGCAGTGGCATTGGCCCTCGGAAGCGTGGCGGCAGGAGAAGCCGTCACCACGCAGGAAGGATGGGCCTGCGGAGTGATCCTGCTGGCGGTGGCCATGATCCTTGCGCAAAATCGGCGCCGCCGCGGCTGAGTTCCGCACCTCGAAACGCAAGGGGCGGCAGAGCAGCCGGGTCGCAACAACTGGAGGCAAAAAAACGCGGCTTTCCCTTGGAAAGGCGTTTTTTTGCCATTAGCATTCGGCGAGCCGGCGGAAGCGCAGATTTTCGCTGGCGACCGCTATCTCACTCCCAACAAGGAAAACCAACATGGCAACTGCAAAGAAAGCTCCGGCTGCCGACAAGGCCGCGGCGCCCGCCAAGAAGCGCACGCCCAATGCCGCCTTCATGAAGGCCCTGACGCCCAGCCCCGCGCTGGCCGCCGTGGTGGGCTCTGACCCGCTGCCCCGCACGGAGATCATCAGCAAGCTGTGGACCTACATCAAAGCCAACAACCTGCAGGACTCCGCCAACAAGCGCATGATCAACGCCGACGCGAAGCTCAAGGAAGTGTTCGGCAAGCCCCAAGTCTCGATGTTCGAGATGGCCGGCCTGATCGGCAAGCACGTGAAGTGAAGCCCCAGGGCATCGATCGCTGATGGCCGGCCCGACCGGCCTGCAGCACTGAAGAAAGCCGGCACATGCCGGCTTTTTTCTTGGGCGGGCTTTTCTCCGGAGCACAGGCAGCCCGCGGCCGTCGTCAAGCCGCAGGGCAATGCCATGGACGAGCCCCGGCCTTTATCGCGAATGATTCGCGTCTGCCATATCATGCCCGGGCCGCCAGGCAACCCATCCTTTCCGTGAACCTACAAGAGACCGCCCGTATGCGCATCCGCTTTCTGAATCTCATCGTGTCCGCCGGCCTGCTGGCCGCGGCCGCCGGCACCGTGTCTGCACAGGAACAGGTCGTGAACCTGTATTCCGCCCGCCACTACGCTACCGACGAGGCGCTCTACACGGGATTCACGCAGGCCACCGGCATCAAGATCAACCGCGTGGACGCGGACGACGCCGGCATCATGGCGCGCCTGAAGGCCGAGGGCACGGCATCGCCGGCCGACGTGATCCTGCTCGTGGATGCCGCCCGCCTCTACCGCGGCGAAGCCGACGGCCTGTTCCTGCCCATCAAGTCCAAGGTACTGGAGGATGCGATTCCCGCCAACCTGCATGCCAAGCCCACCGCCGACGGCGGCATCACGTGGTTCGGCCTGTCCACCCGCGCCCGTGTGATCGTCTACAACAAGGCCAAGGTGAACAAGGACGACGTGGACACCTACGAAGAATTGGGCGACCCGAAGAACAAGGGCAAGATCTGCATCCGCTCGGGCTCGCACCCCTACAACCTGAGCCTGTTCGGCGCGGTGACCGAGCACCTGGGCGAGCAGAAGGCCGAAGCGTGGCTCAAGGGCGTGGTGGCCAACCTGGCGCGCGCGCCGAAGGGCGGTGACACCGACCAGATCCGCGCCGTGGCGGCCGGCGAATGCGATATCGCGGTGACCAACAGCTACTACCTGGCCCGCATCCTGCGCTCCGACAAGCCGGAGGACAAGGACGTGGCGAGCAAGGTCGCGGTGGTGTTCCCCAACCAGCAATCGTGGGGCACGCACCTGAACATCGCCGGCGGCGCGGTGGCCCGCCACACCAAGAACCAGGCCAACGCCGTCAAGTTCCTCGAGTATCTGGCCAGCCCCGTGGCGCAGAACTACTTCGCCAACGGCAACAACGAATGGCCCGCCGCCAAGGGCGTGACGTCGGACAATCCGGCGCTGCGCAGCATGACGGGTGGCCAGCCCTTCAAGAGCGAGACGATCCCGATCAGCGCCGTGGGCGAACACATGCCCAAGGTGCAGCAGATGCTGGACCGCGTGGGCTTCAAGTAAGCACTGCACGGCAGCAGGCAGGCGGGCCAGCGCGCTGAAACGCTGCACCGCCCTGCCCTCACGCCTGAGAAAAAAAGCCCGGCTTGCCGGGCTTTGGTGCCTCTGGCCGCGAGAGTTCTTCCGCGATAATTGACGTTTACGTCAACGTCACACATCAAGGGGACAGTTCCATGGAGATTCAGGGCAAGGTTTTCATCGTCACGGGCGGCGCGTCGGGGCTGGGCGAAGGCGCGGCGCGCATGCTGGCCGCGCAGGGCGGCCGCGTGGTCATCGCGGACCTGCAGGCCCCGCAGGGCGAGGCCGTAGCGCGCGACATCGGTGGCACGTTCGTGCGCTGCGACGTGACGAACGAGGCCGACGGCCAGGCCGTGGTGGCGCAGGCGGTGGCGCTGGGCAAGCTGGTGGGCCTGGTCAACTGCGCGGGCATCGCGCCGGCCGAGAAAACGGTGGGCAAGAGCGGCGCGCACAGCCTCGCGCTGTTTGCCAAGACCGTCACCGTCAACCTGATCGGCAGCTTCAACATGATCCGCCTGGCCGCCGAAGCCATGGCGCGCAACGAGCCCGAGGCCACGGGCGAGCGCGGTGTGCTGATCTCCACCGCCAGCGTGGCCGCCTACGACGGGCAGATCGGCCAGGCGGCCTATGCGGCTTCCAAGGGCGGCATCGTGGGCATGACGCTGCCGATCGCGCGCGATCTGGCGCGCAACGGCATCCGCAACATGACCATCGCACCGGGCATCTTCGGCACGCCGATGCTGTTCGGCATGCCGCAGGAGGTGCAGGACGCGCTGGCCGCCGGCGTGCCGTTTCCGAGCCGCCTGGGCACGCCGGAAGACTATGCCCGCCTGGCGCGCCACATCTTCGAGAACGACATGCTCAACGGCGAGGTGATCCGGCTGGACGGCGCCATCCGCCTCGCACCGCGCTGAAGGCGGCCCGGGCAGGGTGCGTCCACTCCCCTGCCCTGCTTCTTCCCAGGCTCCGCAGCGCTAGGCGTTTTCGCGCAGCTGAGCGCGCAGGCGTTCGCCGATCTCGGGGCGCTCGCCGAAGGGATCGGGCGGGTTGCGCACGGCCACGATGCTCTCCATGCGGCTGTGCACGTTGCCCAGCGCCTGCGGGTGGCTGAAGAGATAGAAGCGGTTGGCGGCGATGCCGTCGAACACCATCTGCGCCACTTCGGTGGCCGTCACCTTGCCGCTGCCTACCGCCTTGTCGGTCATGGCCTGGCCGATGAGCTGGCTGCGCGTGGGCGCCGACGCGGGCGCATCGGGGCGGTTGCGCTCGCTGCGGCCGATGCCCGTGGGCACGAAATACGGGCACAGCACGCTCGCGCCGATCTGGTCGGTCACCAGCGCCAGGTCCTGGAACAGCGTTTCGGTGAGGCTCACCACCGCATGCTTGCTCACGTTGTAGATGCCCATGTTGGGCGGCGTGAGCAGGCCCGCCATGCTCGCGGTGTTGACGATGTGGCCGCGCCATGCGGGGTCCTGCCGGGCGGCGTCCAGCATCATCGGCGTGAAGAGGCGCACGCCGTGCACCACGCCCATGAGGTTCACGCCGAGCACCCAGTTCCAGTCGGCCACCGAGTTTTCCCAGACGAGCCCGCCCGCGCCCACGCCGGCGTTGTTGAAGACGAAGTGCGGCGCGCCGAAGCGTTCGCGCACGTCGGCCGCCAGGCGCTCCATCTCGGCGGCGTCGGAGACGTCCACGCGGCGCGCCAGCACGTCGGCACCGGCCGCGCGCATCTCGGCCTCGGCCTGGTCCAGCGCGTCCTGCTGGACATCGACCAGTACGAGGCGCATGCCGCGCCGCGCGCCGATGCGGGCGCATTCGAGCCCGAATCCCGATCCTGCGCCGGTCAGCACGGCAGTCTTGCCCTGGAAGTCTTCGATCATGGTGCGGGGGCCTCCAACGGGGTGAGGGTGTAGCCGATGCGCGGGAAGTGCACGTGCAGCGCGCCTGCGCGCGGATCGGTGCGGGCGAGCGTGTAGCGCGTGCGCGTGGCGGCCACGAGCAGGCCCTCGGTGGGCTCGGTGCCGAAGCTCTCGGCCGCGATCGCGACGCGCGAGCCCAGGGGGATGCCGTGCTCGTCCTGGAACACGTCGTCCACCAGCGGCAGCGGCTCGGCGTTGGCGGCCACGGTGATCGCGTCCTGCGCGCTGAATTTCTCCAGCCGGCCGTGGCCGATGGCCGCGAGGCGGTCCATCCACTCCAGCACGGCGGGCGTCGGCTTGAAGATGTCGGCCATCACGGGCACGCACTGCCGCGTGAACCAGAGCGGGTGGTAGGCCGCGAAATCGGCCACGCAGGGCTCGGCGCCGAAGAGGTATTCGTGCTCCTCGACCATGTGGGCGATGCGGCGCAGATAGGAGCGGTAGGCGGCCGTGGCGTCGTGCGGGCGCAGGCGGTTCATGCCGGCGCTCATCGCACGCCGGTCGGCGCCGAAGGCCTGCGCGGCCGTGGGCGGTAGGTTGGCGAAGAGCGCCGCGGCACCGGCAGGCTGCAGGTTGTAGGCCATCGCGGCCCAGAAAAGCGTGGTGTCGGACCACTGGGAGAACACCCGCACCACGCCCTTCAGGGCCGGCGGATACAGCACCGGTTCGGGCTGCAGGTGCTCCAGCACGTCGCAGATGAGCGCCGTGTCGCAGTACACGTCGGCACCGATCTGCAGGAACGGCGTGCGCCGGTAGCCGCCCGTGAGCGCGACCACGTCGGGCTTGGGCGCAATGCTGGGCACGATCACCGATTTCCAGGCGATCTGCTTGAAGCCGAGCGCGAGGCGGATCTTTTCCGAGAACGGCGAGGACGGGTAGTGGTGCAGGATGGGTTCGGGCGACGTGGCCATGGCATCTCCTGGTGCGACAAGGGGCAGGCGGACACTATGCCGGCCGGGGCGGCGGTGTCCACAGCATCTCCACGTGGGGGATGCCGTCTTCGAGGTATTCGGGCGACACGGTGGCAAAGCCTGCTTCGCCGTAGAAACGCTGCAGGTGGGCCTGCGCGCTGATGCGCACCGGCTGCCCCGGCCAGGTGGCGGCGCAGCGCGCCAGCCCCTCGGCCACCAGCGCGCGGCCGGCGCCGGTGCCGCGCGCCTCGGGCGCCGTCACCACCCGGCCGATGGCGGGCTCGGCGTACTTCACGCCGGGGTGCACCGCGCGCAGGTAGGCCAGCAGTCGGCCCGCGCCGTCGCGCCCCAATAGGTGCCACGACGACGCATCGGCCGCGTCGGGGTCCTGGTAGGGGCCCTGCTCCAGGATGAACACCCGGCAGCGCAGCGCGAGCGCGTCGTGCAGGGCGTGCACGCCCAAGTCCTCGAAGCGGGACCACTGCCAGCGCAGGTCGGCCGCGGGCATCAGGCGAGCTTGACCAGCTGCTTGCCGAAGTTCTTGCCCTTCAGCAGGCCCAGGAAGGCCTCGGGCGCGGCGGCCAGGCCCTCCGCCACCGTCTCGCGCGGGCGCAGCTTGCCGCCGGCGACCAGGCCGCCCAGTTCCTTGAGCGCCTCGGGCCAGATCTCCATGTGCTCGCTCACGATGAAGCCCTGCACCTTCATGCGGTTGACCAGGATGAGGGCCGGGTTCTGCAGCGGGAGCGGCTGGCCGTCGTAGCCGGCGATCATTCCGCAGACGGCCACGCGCGCGAAGGCGTTGGCGCGCAGCAGCACCGCGTCGAGGATGTAGCCGCCCACGTTCTCGAAATAGCCGTCGATGCCGTTCGGGCAGGCTTCCTTCAGGGCCTTGGACATGGCCTTGAGGTCGCCGTGCTCGCGGTGGTCGATGCAGGCGTCGAAGCCCAGCTCTTCGGTCACGTAGCGGCATTTGTCCGGCCCGCCCGCGATGCCGACCACGCGGCAGCCGCGCGCCTTGGCGAGCGCGCCGAACGCACTGCCCACGGCCCCCGAGGCGGCGCTCACCACCACCGTCTCGCCGGCCTTCGGCTCGATGATCTTCACGAGGCCGTACCACGCCGTCACGCCCGGCATGCCCACGGCGCCGAGGTAGTGCGACAGCGGCACGTGCGTGGTGTCCACCTTGCGCAGCATGCCGGGGGTGTTGCCGTCCACCACGCTGTATTCCTGCCAGCCGCCCATGCCGACCACCTTGTCGCCCACGGCGAACCTGGGGTGCCGGCTCTCGGCCACCTCGCCCACCGTGCCGCCGATCATGACCTCGCCCAGCGGCTGGGACGCCGCATAGCTCTTGCTGTCGTTCATGCGGCCGCGCATGTAGGGGTCCAGGCTCAGGTAATGGTGGCGCACCAGGATCTGGCCGTCCTGCAGCGCGGGCGTGTCGGTGGCGACGAGCTTGAAGTTGCCGGCGGTGGCTTCGCCCTCGGGGCGGTTGTCGAGAACGATCTGCTGGTTGCGGGGCATGGGGGTCTCCTTTTCAACGGCGGGATGGGTGCATCCCTCAAATGCTATATTTTTAATAGCAAACTATTCAATGAATCCGGCGGCATGGAGCATAAAACGCTCCAAACTCCGGTTTCAGTCGGTGGGAACGGCCGCCGCGGGCTGCGGGGGCCGTTTCATGTACTTGAAGGTGCCGGTGGCATGGCTGCACAGGCGCCCTTCGGCGTCGTACACGCTGGCCTCGGTGAAGGCGAGCGCGGTCGTGCGGTGCAGCAGCCGGCCGCGCGCCACGAGGGGGCCGCGCGCGGCCTGCATGAAGCTCGTCTTCATCTCGACGGTGACCACGCCCATGTCGGCAGGCACGTCGCTGCGCGCCGCCGTGGCCATGGCCACGTCGATCAG
The DNA window shown above is from Acidovorax sp. NCPPB 4044 and carries:
- a CDS encoding SDR family oxidoreductase yields the protein MIEDFQGKTAVLTGAGSGFGLECARIGARRGMRLVLVDVQQDALDQAEAEMRAAGADVLARRVDVSDAAEMERLAADVRERFGAPHFVFNNAGVGAGGLVWENSVADWNWVLGVNLMGVVHGVRLFTPMMLDAARQDPAWRGHIVNTASMAGLLTPPNMGIYNVSKHAVVSLTETLFQDLALVTDQIGASVLCPYFVPTGIGRSERNRPDAPASAPTRSQLIGQAMTDKAVGSGKVTATEVAQMVFDGIAANRFYLFSHPQALGNVHSRMESIVAVRNPPDPFGERPEIGERLRAQLRENA
- a CDS encoding NADP-dependent oxidoreductase; its protein translation is MPRNQQIVLDNRPEGEATAGNFKLVATDTPALQDGQILVRHHYLSLDPYMRGRMNDSKSYAASQPLGEVMIGGTVGEVAESRHPRFAVGDKVVGMGGWQEYSVVDGNTPGMLRKVDTTHVPLSHYLGAVGMPGVTAWYGLVKIIEPKAGETVVVSAASGAVGSAFGALAKARGCRVVGIAGGPDKCRYVTEELGFDACIDHREHGDLKAMSKALKEACPNGIDGYFENVGGYILDAVLLRANAFARVAVCGMIAGYDGQPLPLQNPALILVNRMKVQGFIVSEHMEIWPEALKELGGLVAGGKLRPRETVAEGLAAAPEAFLGLLKGKNFGKQLVKLA
- a CDS encoding PaaI family thioesterase; protein product: MLSFGVEIPFVSHLGFTLHRMEGGESELRYTAQAEHLNSFGVTHGGATMALIDVAMATAARSDVPADMGVVTVEMKTSFMQAARGPLVARGRLLHRTTALAFTEASVYDAEGRLCSHATGTFKYMKRPPQPAAAVPTD
- a CDS encoding GNAT family N-acetyltransferase, with amino-acid sequence MPAADLRWQWSRFEDLGVHALHDALALRCRVFILEQGPYQDPDAADASSWHLLGRDGAGRLLAYLRAVHPGVKYAEPAIGRVVTAPEARGTGAGRALVAEGLARCAATWPGQPVRISAQAHLQRFYGEAGFATVSPEYLEDGIPHVEMLWTPPPRPA
- a CDS encoding glutathione S-transferase family protein — protein: MATSPEPILHHYPSSPFSEKIRLALGFKQIAWKSVIVPSIAPKPDVVALTGGYRRTPFLQIGADVYCDTALICDVLEHLQPEPVLYPPALKGVVRVFSQWSDTTLFWAAMAYNLQPAGAAALFANLPPTAAQAFGADRRAMSAGMNRLRPHDATAAYRSYLRRIAHMVEEHEYLFGAEPCVADFAAYHPLWFTRQCVPVMADIFKPTPAVLEWMDRLAAIGHGRLEKFSAQDAITVAANAEPLPLVDDVFQDEHGIPLGSRVAIAAESFGTEPTEGLLVAATRTRYTLARTDPRAGALHVHFPRIGYTLTPLEAPAP